In Alicyclobacillus acidocaldarius subsp. acidocaldarius DSM 446, the genomic window CGATCCCTGCGTCGTGGCGTGTCGAAGTGTCGGACGATACCGACGGAGTTGAGGAGGGTGTTGGGTGATGGGAGCGTTGCTCTATCTCCTCTTCCCGGCGCTCTTTGTGGGCGCGTATCTGGCGCGATGGGACGTGAAAACACGCTCCGAACGCCGGATGCGAAAGCGGTTTGGGCGTCAGACCAAGAAACCCGCGCCGATGTGGGTGCGGAAACTCGTTCGACGCGGGACGATCTTCTGGACGCTCTTCGCGGCGGGACTCGGTGCGGTCACGGCCATTTACGTCCTGCACATGCCTGTCGCGTTTGGCATTGTGGCGGGCGGCGCGTTGCCAGCGTTCGCGATCGAGATCTATCAGGAGCGATGGATGGTACGGTACGAGGACGGCGTCCGTCAGGCGGTGGAGCTCGGCACGGGCATCGTGGAGGCTGGCGGCACGGTGGAGGAATGGATCCTGCAAGGCGAGCGTGAGATCGAAGGCCCCCTTCAAGCGGTCTTTGCTCGCGGCGCGCAACAGGTGCGCGAGCGGTTGTCGGTGGCAGATTGGCTGCGATACACGGCAGACACCACGCCGAGTAACTACTGGTCGTATGTCTGTAACGGCGTGCTGTCACATCTGGATTCGG contains:
- a CDS encoding type II secretion system F family protein, with translation MGALLYLLFPALFVGAYLARWDVKTRSERRMRKRFGRQTKKPAPMWVRKLVRRGTIFWTLFAAGLGAVTAIYVLHMPVAFGIVAGGALPAFAIEIYQERWMVRYEDGVRQAVELGTGIVEAGGTVEEWILQGEREIEGPLQAVFARGAQQVRERLSVADWLRYTADTTPSNYWSYVCNGVLSHLDSGGDLVRFFVEVARELQVREKYRRVMAQQRKEATQLLLAMLVSPAALYLMFRRTLDNLMQAEPFTQVLFAIALVGYVVLFWFARRMARARETL